DNA from Arthrobacter sp. PvP023:
CCCGGTCCGTCATGCATGCCTACACAGACACCGACGGAGTGCCGGCGGCCGCAAACCGGGCGCTCCTCACCACGCTGCTCCGCGAGGAATGGGGCTTCGCCGGAACAGTGGTGGCCGACTACTTCGGGGTCGCCTTCCTCAACGTCACCCACGGCGTGGCCGCCGATGCCGGCGATGCCGCCGTGCTGGCACTCCAGGCGGGGGTCGACGTCGAACTCCCCACCGTGAACTGCTACGGCGAGCCGCTGCTCCAGCGGGTCCGCGACGGCGTGCTGGATGAATCCGTGATCGACACCGCCCTGCGCCGGGTGCTCACCCAGAAGCTCGAAGTCGGACTGCTGTCCCCGGACTTCGATCCCGCCCCGCCTGCCCTGGCCGGCGGAGCCATTGACCTGGACCCGGCGGAGAACCGCTCGCTTGCGCGGCAGCTGGCGGCACAATCGCTGGTGCTGCTGAGCAACAGGACGTTCGACGGCGGCCCGGCGCTGCCGCTGCCACTGTCCGCCCTGGGTTCGATGGGAGTGGTGGGCCCGCTGGCGGAAGATCCCTTCGCGATGCTGGGCTGCTACTCCTTCGACGCCCATGTGGGCGCCTCGCATCCGGACGTGCCGATGGGCATCTCGGTGCCCACCGTGGCGGAGGCGGCGTTGGCCCGGTGGGGTGCGGTCCGCAGCTCCGCCACAGGTACCTGCGAAAGCGCCAGTGAGGAGCAGATCACGGAGGCGTGCCGCATCGCCGAGTCCGTGGACACCTGCGTGATTGTGGTGGGTGACAACGCCGGGCTGTTTGGGCGCGGTACGTCAGGCGAGGGCAACGATGCCGCCGACCTCCGCCTGCCCGGCGACCAGCACGCCATGCTGGACCGGGTCCTCGCGGCGGCCGCGGATGCCGGTACCCGGACCGTGGTTGTTGTGCTCAGCGGCAGGCCCTACGCAATGGGCGACTTCGTGGACCGTGCCGACGCCATCGTCCAGGGCTTCTTCCCCGGAGAGGAAGGTGCCGAGGCGCTGTGGGATGTGCTGACCGGCGTCGTGAATCCGTCCGGCAAACTGCCGGTATCGGTTCCGCGCACCTCCGGCGGCCAGCCGGGCACCTACCTGCATAGCGCGCTGGCCGGCCCCAGCGGCGTCAGCGCGTTGGACCCGTCACCGCTGTTCGGCTTCGGGCACGGACTGTCCTTCACGTCCTTTGAGGTCTCGGACCATGTGGCCAGCGCGCCCACGGTGTCGACGTCGGACGCCGTCACCGTAAGCTGCACGGTCACCAACACCGGCTCCGCTGACGGCGCCGAAGTGGTGCAGCTGTACCTGTCGGACCCGGTGGGCGAAGTGGTCCGGCCGGTGCGCGAACTGGTCGGCTACGCCCGGGTGGATCTGGCCGCCGGCGCCTCCGCAGCGGTGACGTTCACCGTCCATGCGGACCGCACGTCCTTCACCGGGCTGAATCTGGAGCGCATCGTGGCGCCGGGCCTCGTAAAGCTGCACGTGTCGACGTCGAGCACGCACGACGTCCACACCCACGAACTGATCCTGCACGGCGAGCGCCGCGTGGTGGGCTTCGGGCGGGAGATGCTCACGCCGGCGGAGGTCAGGCCCCTGCCCTAGCCACCCCGCCCCCGCCCTTTAAGGCTCAGCGCCCCTCAGGTTCAGCGCGAACGGACACTTGCGGCCCCGCCTGCCGCGTCCCACCACGCAAGAACGCGGGTGCCGAAGAACGTCAGCCACTTGGACGGCTCGCCGGGAGCCACGTCCACCTCGAACCACACCCGCCCCGGGTGGCGGCGCTCCTGCAGCCACGTGCCGTCAGAGCGGCGGGCCGTTCTGATCACCCCGATCGCGTCGGCCAGCCGCGGATCGGGCAGGGTAGCGTCGTGGAGTGCGGCTTCGCGGAAGTAGTCCGCCGCGTTGAGCGCGCTGTAAAACGAGCGGAAGGGGTACGCGAAATGCGTTACCCACGGCCCCACAAACTCTCCGGTGGAGAGGGTGCGGAGCAACCGGCGCTGCAACAGGTATTCCTCCCCGGCCCGGCGTGCGGCTCGCAGCCCGTTACTTCCGCCGGTGGCGGCCTCGTAGTAGAGCAGCCCCTTCAGGGAGTTGAGCGTGGAATGGAATGACGAACGTGTGGAGCCTTCCACCCACTCGCAGTTCCAGCCGCCGTCGGCCATGCGGCGGTCCAGGAACCACTGGGCAATTCCGGTGACGTCCGCGCCGAGCCACGCCCCGTTGGCAAGTGCGTAGGCGTTGATGCAGCAGTCCACCTCGCCGCCCCAGTAGGGCAGGTTGTCGTACTCCCAGCGGCTGTTTGCGGCGAGGAGCTCGGCCGTGCCTGCAAGGACGGCTGCATCAAGGCCCCAGTCGCGGAGAGCGTTGAGCGTCCACGTCGTTGCGGTCCATGGCTGCCCGGCATCAGGGGCCGCCTCGGGACCGTGGAAGTCGAAGTCGCCAGGGAAGAACGCTCCACCTGCCCACTGCCCGTCGGGATCCTGTAGCGCAAGCAGCCGCGCCGCGAACCCTTCCGTCGCAAGCCGCGCCCGGGTGGCGCCCCACATTTCACGCGGGGCGCCCGCAAGGTCGCGCTCCACCTGCCAGCGCAGCGCCGGGTCGGAGTCAAGCAGCCAGTCGAGCAGGGCAGGGTCCACAGCCATCGTCGGCAGGCTACCACGGCCGCTGCTCCGGCGGGCCGCTTTTCCGGCGGCAGCGGCATTAGCCATGCACGCCTTGCTCAAGCTATCGATTATCGATACTCTTTAGCTGTTATTCGACACCTAGGAGACTTGATGGGAAAGCTGACCGTCCTCGCGCTGCGGATTGTCCTCGCGATGGGAATTACCGGTTCCGTGTTCGTGCAGGCGGTGATGGTGCCGCTGCTGGCCCGGGACCTCAACGAGGACATGGGCCCCGATATCGCCAGCGTCAGCGTTCCGGTCATCGTGATAGTTCTCCTGGGCATCCTGACCGTCCAGGTCTCCATGCTCTGCGTCTGGCGGCTGCTCACAATGGTGCGGCGGGGCACGGTGTTCTCGCACGCCGCTTTCCGTTACGTGGATGTGGTGGCCGGCGCCATCGCCGCGGCATCACTGCTCACATTCGCTCTCGGCGTCGTCTTTGCCCCGGGCGAATCCGTCGCTCCCGGGGTCGTCCTCCTGATTGGCGGTGCCGGATTGCTGATCGCCGGGGTCGCCTTGGTGGTCGTCATACTGCGCATGCTGCTGGCGCAGGCGGTGGCCCGCGATGCCGAAGCCAGGCACCTGCAGGACGAACTCGACGAGGTGATCTGATGCCGATCATCGTGGACATCGACGTGATGCTTGCCAAGCGCAAGATGCCCGTCGGTGCGCTCGCGGACCGGGTGGGGATCACGCCCGCAAACTTGGCCGTACTCAAGAACGGCCGGGCCAAAGCGGTACGCTTCACCACCCTTGAGGCGTTATGCGAGGTGCTGGAGTGCCAGCCCGGCGACCTGCTGCGTTGGGAGCCGGAGAACACCGCGGAGCCGGACGCTGCTGATTAGCCTACGTTCTGCCTGGCCGGACCATCCGGATCACGGGGAGCTCCTCCCACTCGGGCGG
Protein-coding regions in this window:
- a CDS encoding glycoside hydrolase family 3 N-terminal domain-containing protein yields the protein MTSGAAEKHALPRAAGPDTVERLIREMTLEEKAAQLAGVWVNASSDGDSVAPLQSQMAGDARSWDDVISHGLGQITRMYGTTPLEPAEGARRLAAAQEQIMAASRFGIPAQVHEECLAGLAAWKATAFPVPLAWGATFNPGLVRDMAARIGADMRSLGVHQGLAPVLDVVRDLRWGRVEETIGEDPYLVGTVASAYVQGLESGGIVATLKHFVGYSASRAGRNHAPVSMGPRELADVMLPPFEMAIKHGGARSVMHAYTDTDGVPAAANRALLTTLLREEWGFAGTVVADYFGVAFLNVTHGVAADAGDAAVLALQAGVDVELPTVNCYGEPLLQRVRDGVLDESVIDTALRRVLTQKLEVGLLSPDFDPAPPALAGGAIDLDPAENRSLARQLAAQSLVLLSNRTFDGGPALPLPLSALGSMGVVGPLAEDPFAMLGCYSFDAHVGASHPDVPMGISVPTVAEAALARWGAVRSSATGTCESASEEQITEACRIAESVDTCVIVVGDNAGLFGRGTSGEGNDAADLRLPGDQHAMLDRVLAAAADAGTRTVVVVLSGRPYAMGDFVDRADAIVQGFFPGEEGAEALWDVLTGVVNPSGKLPVSVPRTSGGQPGTYLHSALAGPSGVSALDPSPLFGFGHGLSFTSFEVSDHVASAPTVSTSDAVTVSCTVTNTGSADGAEVVQLYLSDPVGEVVRPVRELVGYARVDLAAGASAAVTFTVHADRTSFTGLNLERIVAPGLVKLHVSTSSTHDVHTHELILHGERRVVGFGREMLTPAEVRPLP
- a CDS encoding squalene cyclase encodes the protein MAVDPALLDWLLDSDPALRWQVERDLAGAPREMWGATRARLATEGFAARLLALQDPDGQWAGGAFFPGDFDFHGPEAAPDAGQPWTATTWTLNALRDWGLDAAVLAGTAELLAANSRWEYDNLPYWGGEVDCCINAYALANGAWLGADVTGIAQWFLDRRMADGGWNCEWVEGSTRSSFHSTLNSLKGLLYYEAATGGSNGLRAARRAGEEYLLQRRLLRTLSTGEFVGPWVTHFAYPFRSFYSALNAADYFREAALHDATLPDPRLADAIGVIRTARRSDGTWLQERRHPGRVWFEVDVAPGEPSKWLTFFGTRVLAWWDAAGGAASVRSR
- a CDS encoding DUF2975 domain-containing protein, whose product is MGKLTVLALRIVLAMGITGSVFVQAVMVPLLARDLNEDMGPDIASVSVPVIVIVLLGILTVQVSMLCVWRLLTMVRRGTVFSHAAFRYVDVVAGAIAAASLLTFALGVVFAPGESVAPGVVLLIGGAGLLIAGVALVVVILRMLLAQAVARDAEARHLQDELDEVI
- a CDS encoding helix-turn-helix transcriptional regulator translates to MPIIVDIDVMLAKRKMPVGALADRVGITPANLAVLKNGRAKAVRFTTLEALCEVLECQPGDLLRWEPENTAEPDAAD